AGCCGTTCTTCTCCAGCACCTTCAGGTGCTTGGAAATGGCGGGCAGGCTCATGTGGAAGGGTTTGGCCAACTCCTGCACCGAGGCTTCCCCGGTCGCCAGGCGGGCCAGCATGGCCCGGCGGGTCGGATCGGAGAGCGCGGCGAAGGTCCCACTGAGTTGATCGGTCGACATATTTAACCTCTAGGTTAATTAACTGTTTGGTAAAGTAACGGAGGAGCTGCGGTTTGTCAACGACCCCTTTTGTTTTTTTACACGTCGGAAAAATAAGGACGCTGAAAAGGGCTTGTCATAAGGCTTTTAGGCCGATCTATTCCGTTCTTTTTTCGTGGCGGGGCTTCAATTTACCCCCCAAAAATCCGATTCCTTGTAGGATGGGGAGCTTCCGCCAAGGCGGTCCCCGTCGTGGTATCTTTGAGCCTTGGTCGAAAAAAACATCTGAGGTGCTGCCATTCCTAAATCGCCATCCAAACCCAAGAGCGAACACGCCGATAAGATCCTGCAAGTGGGGAAAGAGAAAGGTTACATCACCCATAAACAGGTGAACGACATCCTGCCCAACGAGGTCGTTTCATCGGAGGAGATCGACCAGATCCTTTCCATGCTCGGCGAGAACGACATCAAGATCGTCGACCAGGAAGAGGGCGAGGAGACCATCCCGGACGGGCCCAAGGGCGCCGGAGCTTCCGCCAAGGATGACGAGGACGACGACGAGGACGATTTCGCCAAGGCGGTCGCGGGTGCCGGGGCCGAGACCCGGATGAACGATCCGGTCAAGATGTACCTGCACCAGATGGGCCGCATCCCCCTGCTCACGCGCGAGCAGGAGATCGCCATCGCCAAGCGCATGGAAGCGGGCGAATTCACCGTCGGCAAGGCGGTCCTGGGTTCGGCCCTGGGTTTCCAGGAGCTCCACGACCTTTTTACCGCCATCCTCACCAAGAAGAAGACCCTGCAGGAGACCATCGACCTGACCCCTTACGCCGACGCCCCGGGCGGGGTACCGGAGGGGAAGATCTACGCCAAGATCAAAAAGAACCACGCCAAACTGAAGGCCCTGGAAAAGAAGGTCAAGGACCTGCAGCACAAGGTGGCCCTGAAGTCCCTCAAGCCCGAGAAGAAGAAGGAGCTGTCGGACAAGTTGGACGGCCTCTTGATCGACCTGATCTGGCTGGTCAAGGACTGCCAGTTCCAGAAGAAGGTGCGGGAACGTTTCACGAACCGCCTGAAGGAGCAAGGGGAGAACCTGGAAGAGCAGGAGCACCTCATGCATAAGCAGGAGAACCGCATGAAGCTCCCCCCGACCGAGTACCTCAAACTTCCGTCCTATTTGGCGGGGGACATGAGCTCCAAATTGAAGCATTTGGAGAAGAAGAGCAACGTGAAGGGCGAAGAGCTCCACTTGGCCGCCAAGACCTGGGACGACGCACGCCGCCAGATCAAGAAGATCGAGAAGGAGACCATGGCCAGCCGCCTGCAGATCAAGGCCATGATGAAGAACATCCGGGTCGGGGAGCGGGAAGCCTATACGGCCGCCATGGAAATGGTGGAAGCCAACCTCCGTCTCGTCATCTCCATCGCCAAGAAATACTCCAACCGCGGGCTTTTGTTCCTCGACCTGATCCAGGAGGGGAACATCGGCCTGATGAAGGCGGTCGAGAAATTCGAATACCGCCGGGGCTACAAGTTCTCGACCTACGCCACCTGGTGGATCCGGCAGGCCATCACCCGCGCCATCGCGGACCAGGCCCGGACCATCCGTATCCCGGTGCACATGAACGAGGTCATCAACAAGTTCGTGAAGACCTCGCGCGACCTGACCCAGGAACTGGGCCGGGAGCCTATGGCCGACGAGACGGCCAAAAAGCTCAAGATGCCGGTGGAGAAGGTGCGGTCCATCCTCAAGGTGGCCCAGTCGCCCATCTCCTTGGAAACGCCCATCGGCGAGGACCAGAGCACGCATTTGGGCGATTTCATCGAGGACAAGGAAGTGGCCTCGCCCGCCGACGCCGCCAATTTCGTCCTGTTGCAGGAGAAGATCGAGAAGGTCCTCAGCACCCTCAAAGAGAGGGAAGCGGAGATCCTTCGCATGCGCTTCGGGCTCAATGACGGCAATCCCCAGACCTTGGAAGAGGTCGGGAACGTCTACAAGGTCACCCGCGAACGCGTCCGGCAGATCGAGGCGAAAGCCCTGCGCAAACTGCGGCACCCTTCCCGCAGCCGCGAGCTCCGAGGCTACCTGGAACAGTAAGCCGGTCGAAGTCATCCGGGCCGGGGGCGAAAGCTTCCGGCCTTTCTTTTTTCTCCCAAAACCCTCCAAGGAAACAACGTGGGCATCCTTTTAAGCTGCCAGAACCTATCCAAGACCTTCGGGGCCCGGCCCCTTTTCGAGAAGCTGTCCTTCGGGCTTTTTGAGGGGGAGCGCGCCGGGTTGATCGGCCCCAACGGCACCGGAAAATCCACTCTCCTCAAGATCCTGGCGGGCGAGGAAAAGGCCGATGAAGGCGTCCTTTCCCCCCGCCGGGGTTTGAAGGTCGGCTATCTTCCCCAGAGGGATACCCTGGCCCAGGCCGATCCGGACCTGACGGTCCATCGGGCCGCGACCCGTGCCCTCTCGGACCTGGGTTTGGAGGATTGGGAGGTCGATATCCGCGTCGACGGCGGCCTGGAACGGGCCGGCTTCCAAGATCCCGATCAGAAGGTGGCCAGCCTTTCGGGGGGCTGGCGAAAGCGTCTTTCCATCCTCATCCAGGTCCTGCGGGAACCCGAATTGCTGCTCTTGGACGAGCCCACCAACCACTTGGACCTGGAAGGCGTCCTTTGGCTGGAGGCCTTCCTGGAAGAACTGGAATTCGCCTTCCTTGTCGTCACCCATGACCGCCGCTTCCTGGAGCGGGTCACCAACCGGGTCATCGAGCTCAACAAACGCTATCCGGAAGGTTATTTTTCCTCGCCCGGCAACTACACCCAGTTCCTGGAGAAACGGGAAGAGCTCTTCAACAGCCAGTCCCAGCGGGAGAGCACCGTGGCCAACCTGGTGCGCCGCGAGATCGAATGGCTGCGCCGGGGCCCCAAGGCCCGTCAGACCAAGCAGCAGGCCCGCATCGACCGGGCCGGGGACCTGATGGGGGAATTGGACGACCTGAAATTCCGCAATGCCCAAGGCAAGAACGTGGACATCGACTTCACGGGCAGCGACCGGCAGACCCAGCGGCTGGTGGCGGCCTCTCATATCGCCAAGGGCTTCGGTGGCCGCAAGCTTTTCGGACCCTTGGACCTGCTCCTGACCCCCGGGGATAAATTGGGGCTTCTGGGCGAGAACGGCAGCGGAAAGAGCACCCTGCTCAAGATCCTGGCGGGGGAATCCCAGCCCGATTCGGGGACCCTGAAACAGGCTGAGAAGCTACGGGTGGTGACCTTCGACCAGCACCGCGATCAACTGGACATGAAGCAGACCCTGCGCCAGGCCCTTTGCGAGAAGGGTGACTATGTTTTCTATAAGGAAAGGCCCATCCACGTGGCCAGCTGGGCGACCCGCTTCCTCTTCGACGCGGACCAGTTGGACCGCCCCTTAAGCCGCTTCTCGGGCGGGGAACAATCGCGGGTCCTCATCGCCCGCCTCATGTTGAAGCCTGCCGACCTGCTCCTTTTGGACGAGCCGACGAACGACCTGGACATTCCCTCGCTGGAGGTGTTGGAGCAAAGCTTGGCGGAGTTCCCCGGCGCCCTGGTCCTGGTGACCCATGAC
The window above is part of the bacterium genome. Proteins encoded here:
- a CDS encoding ABC-F family ATP-binding cassette domain-containing protein; amino-acid sequence: MGILLSCQNLSKTFGARPLFEKLSFGLFEGERAGLIGPNGTGKSTLLKILAGEEKADEGVLSPRRGLKVGYLPQRDTLAQADPDLTVHRAATRALSDLGLEDWEVDIRVDGGLERAGFQDPDQKVASLSGGWRKRLSILIQVLREPELLLLDEPTNHLDLEGVLWLEAFLEELEFAFLVVTHDRRFLERVTNRVIELNKRYPEGYFSSPGNYTQFLEKREELFNSQSQRESTVANLVRREIEWLRRGPKARQTKQQARIDRAGDLMGELDDLKFRNAQGKNVDIDFTGSDRQTQRLVAASHIAKGFGGRKLFGPLDLLLTPGDKLGLLGENGSGKSTLLKILAGESQPDSGTLKQAEKLRVVTFDQHRDQLDMKQTLRQALCEKGDYVFYKERPIHVASWATRFLFDADQLDRPLSRFSGGEQSRVLIARLMLKPADLLLLDEPTNDLDIPSLEVLEQSLAEFPGALVLVTHDRYLLDRISHRILALDGHGRADYFADLAQWEAYREEQKNRPEPKAKEVPKPQPVPAAAAKKSLSSKEKKELDGMEAAVQGAEAVLAKAKAALEDPAIARDSGKLIDAQKNVEKEQAKVDSLYQRWDELNSKLDLVP
- the rpoD gene encoding RNA polymerase sigma factor RpoD, encoding MPKSPSKPKSEHADKILQVGKEKGYITHKQVNDILPNEVVSSEEIDQILSMLGENDIKIVDQEEGEETIPDGPKGAGASAKDDEDDDEDDFAKAVAGAGAETRMNDPVKMYLHQMGRIPLLTREQEIAIAKRMEAGEFTVGKAVLGSALGFQELHDLFTAILTKKKTLQETIDLTPYADAPGGVPEGKIYAKIKKNHAKLKALEKKVKDLQHKVALKSLKPEKKKELSDKLDGLLIDLIWLVKDCQFQKKVRERFTNRLKEQGENLEEQEHLMHKQENRMKLPPTEYLKLPSYLAGDMSSKLKHLEKKSNVKGEELHLAAKTWDDARRQIKKIEKETMASRLQIKAMMKNIRVGEREAYTAAMEMVEANLRLVISIAKKYSNRGLLFLDLIQEGNIGLMKAVEKFEYRRGYKFSTYATWWIRQAITRAIADQARTIRIPVHMNEVINKFVKTSRDLTQELGREPMADETAKKLKMPVEKVRSILKVAQSPISLETPIGEDQSTHLGDFIEDKEVASPADAANFVLLQEKIEKVLSTLKEREAEILRMRFGLNDGNPQTLEEVGNVYKVTRERVRQIEAKALRKLRHPSRSRELRGYLEQ